In Crinalium epipsammum PCC 9333, the following are encoded in one genomic region:
- the dnaJ gene encoding molecular chaperone DnaJ — protein MARDYYEILGISRDADKEEIKRAYRRLARKYHPDVNSEPGADEKFKEINRAYEVLSEPEMRSRFDRFGEAGVSSAAGAGFQDMGDMGGFADIFESFFTGFTGNAGQTSRRRNGPSRGDDLRLDLKLEFREGIFGGEKEIRIPHLENCATCSGSGAKPGTKARACSTCSGSGQVRRATRTPFGSFTQVSVCPTCNGDGQVVEEKCETCNGLGRKQETKKLKITIPAGVDNGTRLRVSKEGDAGLRGGPPGDLYVYLFIEEDLEFHRDGINITSEIKISYLQAILGCSLEINTVDGPKELIIPAGTQPNTVLTMENHGVPKLGNPVSRGDFLITVLIDIPTKVTPEERELLEKLAKIKGDRTGKGGLEGFLGGLFRG, from the coding sequence ATGGCCCGCGATTATTACGAAATTCTTGGTATCTCTCGTGACGCCGACAAAGAAGAAATTAAGCGTGCTTACCGCCGCCTTGCCCGCAAATATCACCCTGATGTCAATTCCGAACCAGGGGCTGATGAGAAATTTAAAGAAATAAATCGGGCGTATGAAGTGCTTTCAGAGCCAGAAATGCGTTCCAGATTTGATCGTTTTGGCGAAGCTGGTGTATCCTCTGCTGCTGGCGCAGGCTTCCAAGATATGGGAGATATGGGCGGATTTGCCGATATCTTTGAAAGCTTTTTCACTGGCTTTACTGGTAATGCGGGGCAAACATCAAGAAGACGTAACGGTCCAAGTCGAGGCGATGACTTAAGACTGGATTTGAAGCTAGAATTCCGCGAAGGTATTTTTGGCGGCGAAAAAGAAATTCGGATTCCCCATCTAGAAAACTGTGCTACCTGTAGTGGTTCAGGTGCTAAACCAGGTACAAAAGCTCGCGCCTGTTCGACTTGTAGCGGTAGTGGTCAAGTCCGTCGCGCTACTAGAACACCTTTTGGGAGTTTCACCCAAGTTTCTGTTTGTCCTACCTGTAATGGTGACGGACAGGTGGTTGAAGAGAAGTGCGAAACTTGTAATGGCTTGGGGCGGAAACAAGAAACTAAGAAACTCAAAATTACGATTCCAGCAGGGGTAGATAATGGCACTCGGCTGCGGGTTTCTAAAGAAGGAGATGCTGGTCTTCGTGGTGGCCCACCTGGAGATTTATACGTTTATTTGTTTATTGAGGAAGATCTGGAGTTCCATCGGGATGGAATTAATATCACCTCAGAAATTAAAATCAGTTATTTGCAAGCAATTTTAGGCTGTAGCTTAGAAATAAATACGGTGGATGGCCCCAAAGAATTGATAATTCCAGCAGGAACACAGCCGAATACAGTGCTGACGATGGAAAATCACGGTGTACCGAAATTAGGAAATCCGGTGAGCCGTGGAGATTTTTTGATTACAGTTTTAATTGACATTCCTACTAAAGTTACGCCAGAAGAGCGGGAACTACTGGAAAAGTTAGCTAAAATTAAGGGCGATCGCACTGGTAAAGGTGGCTTAGAAGGATTCTTAGGAGGACTGTTTCGCGGATGA
- a CDS encoding response regulator — MNNAIPDLDSITRQLMSLNRPKKPKMLVVDDEPDNLDLLYRTFRREFNVLKAESGVHALQLLATEGEVAVIISDQRMPEMKGTEFLSKTVPEFPDTVRIILTGFTDVEDLVDAINSGQVYKYITKPWDPNELKGVVQRAAETYDLLKQRTEELDRAQAQTNLLATIVTVAQESSNVADTLSPIATAFGESFATDGCILQLVEENNLTTAKAEYSIDSVIVNNLEKDPIVQRAIASKNLQAWVSGTEPELAEYQATDLKAHLVVPIVYRSQVLAILSLQWKQPAKLREDELKLIHLSAQQVALALTSTRHYQ; from the coding sequence ATGAACAATGCTATTCCAGATCTTGATAGTATCACCCGTCAGTTAATGAGCCTCAATCGACCCAAAAAACCTAAGATGCTCGTCGTAGACGATGAACCAGATAATCTGGATCTGCTCTACCGTACTTTCCGCAGAGAATTTAATGTTCTCAAAGCTGAAAGTGGTGTCCACGCCTTGCAATTACTAGCGACTGAAGGCGAAGTTGCTGTAATTATCTCCGATCAACGGATGCCAGAAATGAAGGGAACAGAGTTTTTGAGCAAGACAGTCCCCGAATTTCCAGATACCGTGCGGATTATTCTCACAGGATTTACTGATGTCGAAGATTTGGTCGATGCGATTAATTCTGGACAAGTATATAAATACATTACTAAGCCTTGGGACCCTAACGAGCTTAAAGGCGTAGTCCAACGTGCAGCAGAAACTTACGATTTGCTCAAGCAAAGAACAGAGGAACTAGATCGGGCGCAAGCACAAACAAATTTGTTAGCAACAATTGTTACTGTCGCTCAGGAATCGTCGAATGTCGCAGATACTCTATCACCCATTGCTACTGCGTTTGGGGAGAGTTTCGCCACAGATGGTTGCATTTTACAACTTGTAGAGGAAAATAACTTAACAACAGCCAAAGCTGAGTACAGTATTGATAGTGTAATAGTAAATAATCTAGAAAAAGACCCAATAGTACAACGTGCGATCGCCTCAAAAAATCTTCAAGCTTGGGTAAGCGGTACCGAACCTGAACTAGCAGAATACCAAGCAACAGACCTCAAAGCACATCTAGTTGTGCCAATAGTTTATCGTAGTCAAGTGCTGGCAATTCTCTCGCTCCAGTGGAAGCAACCTGCTAAACTCCGAGAAGATGAACTAAAACTAATTCACCTATCCGCCCAGCAAGTCGCCTTAGCACTTACCAGCACTCGACATTATCAATAG
- the grpE gene encoding nucleotide exchange factor GrpE: MITEENQPFASNQIDDASAIAEDNAHGTSSTFEVINIEPNSDPVVSESQTEPLSPESSQQIDLGHQANSGETEEALRQEVETLKAQLDESTKQSDSLKSQYMRIAADFENFRKRTAKEKEELEVKVKCSTITELLSVVDNFERARSQLKPQNDGEMGIHKSYQSVYKQLVDALKRIGVSPMRPEGKDFDPNLHEAVLRQPTDEHPEGTVMEELQRGYFLGDRVLRHALVKVAAAPEPVETLEESPVEPTE, from the coding sequence ATGATCACAGAAGAAAATCAGCCATTCGCTTCAAATCAGATCGATGACGCTTCAGCTATTGCTGAAGATAATGCTCATGGTACATCATCAACATTTGAAGTGATTAATATAGAGCCTAATTCCGATCCAGTAGTTTCCGAGAGTCAAACAGAACCCTTATCACCTGAATCTAGTCAGCAGATAGACTTAGGACACCAAGCTAACAGTGGAGAGACAGAGGAAGCTTTAAGGCAAGAAGTAGAAACCTTAAAAGCGCAGTTGGATGAAAGCACAAAGCAAAGTGATTCCTTAAAAAGTCAGTATATGCGGATAGCCGCAGATTTTGAGAATTTTCGGAAGCGTACAGCTAAAGAAAAAGAAGAATTAGAAGTTAAAGTTAAGTGTTCGACAATTACCGAGCTACTTTCAGTAGTTGATAACTTTGAGCGAGCAAGATCCCAACTCAAGCCACAAAATGATGGAGAAATGGGTATCCATAAAAGCTACCAAAGTGTATACAAACAACTGGTAGATGCTCTCAAGCGTATAGGTGTCTCTCCTATGCGCCCAGAAGGTAAAGATTTTGATCCCAACCTGCATGAAGCGGTGCTTCGCCAACCTACTGATGAACATCCAGAAGGTACAGTGATGGAAGAACTGCAAAGAGGATATTTCTTGGGCGATCGCGTGTTGCGCCATGCACTTGTCAAAGTTGCCGCCGCACCAGAACCTGTAGAAACTTTAGAAGAAAGTCCAGTCGAACCCACAGAATAA
- a CDS encoding sulfurtransferase TusA family protein codes for MSSTTASTTSGIPEAKLDLRGTPCPINFVRTKLRLEQMTPGSLLEVWLDPGEPIEQVPDSLVMEGYKIEEIADCTGFFALKVRRPADLA; via the coding sequence ATGAGTAGTACCACCGCTTCAACGACTTCTGGCATACCGGAGGCAAAACTCGATCTTCGGGGTACTCCTTGCCCCATAAATTTTGTCCGTACAAAACTGCGCCTAGAGCAAATGACACCTGGATCTTTGTTAGAAGTATGGTTAGATCCAGGTGAACCGATTGAGCAGGTTCCTGACAGCTTGGTGATGGAAGGTTATAAAATTGAAGAGATCGCAGATTGTACTGGATTTTTTGCGCTCAAAGTGCGCCGACCAGCCGATTTAGCATGA
- a CDS encoding tetratricopeptide repeat protein, protein MVWRWLSTVGIAVVKAANFVVPHSRYITDTNLDIPENSALAEQKEEIHLAQLKLYYLQNQENIDWKAEQAQLSDELANELQAFIQFAKVVSLDQQFDFLSWRLEQEKAIQLEIIELNHQRQRQLVIEQRQISLKIVEDQKQLENLAIWLIASDILKSESDANIIPLRVFLAPPKFQFEQFSHANDDTNIFPNIELTLAEGLRQFFRNYSQEGKTVDFLAGAWVSKSFHSEASIKALFSVLKSEPTLVLESEVDGDYLNFRIAYWGLNWSKYRYDPIISRLPYREILYESAKNRARKWREIRAKLIATGVSESEADQTYGKDNIKNWETLQLEEQLQQGGIPTKELAVKYFINKKDVEELGQILSICHCLFAGLIADEYFLFQHNSPPLLPSLLPDLTENVPDQAVAHNLIEAVVWYFQKIYQTLKSTRASLMPELALDLAISFVELPNKSWAINQIVYSIKSWFQLRELPQLDGVGVMDLPLPSLLDVLESVVMITDKEYVEKLNQCLVAVGNDRQINVMDACYKRGISLVRNKNYKVAILNFNQLIQINFNSAEVYYNRGIAYAELGEYHQAIEDYTKAIEMNQQWADLYNYRGNAYYKLENYGMAMADYDRAINILQLSVGNITENFLDDDEGIFDFDVDSNEQMLASGISNNSINPLPYFIDDERQVYSLALGSDEENLIIDTGSSEENIKANIWRLF, encoded by the coding sequence ATGGTCTGGAGATGGCTGAGTACTGTAGGTATAGCTGTTGTCAAGGCGGCAAACTTTGTTGTCCCCCATAGCAGGTATATAACTGATACAAATCTAGACATACCTGAAAACTCTGCTTTGGCGGAGCAAAAAGAGGAAATACATCTAGCACAGCTAAAGCTGTATTACCTACAAAACCAAGAAAATATAGACTGGAAGGCAGAACAAGCGCAACTTAGCGATGAACTCGCAAATGAATTGCAAGCATTTATTCAGTTCGCCAAAGTTGTAAGTTTAGACCAACAGTTCGATTTTCTATCTTGGAGATTAGAACAAGAAAAAGCTATTCAGTTAGAAATAATAGAACTAAACCATCAACGGCAACGGCAACTCGTCATTGAACAACGGCAAATATCTCTCAAAATAGTTGAGGATCAAAAACAACTAGAAAATTTAGCTATCTGGTTAATTGCATCAGATATTCTTAAGTCAGAATCTGACGCTAACATTATACCATTGCGAGTTTTCTTAGCTCCCCCAAAATTTCAGTTTGAGCAATTTTCTCACGCTAATGATGATACTAATATTTTTCCCAATATTGAATTAACTTTAGCCGAAGGTTTGCGACAATTTTTTAGAAACTATTCTCAAGAAGGCAAAACGGTAGACTTTTTAGCTGGTGCTTGGGTAAGCAAGTCTTTTCACAGTGAAGCTAGTATTAAGGCGCTATTTAGTGTGCTGAAATCTGAGCCAACGTTAGTTTTAGAATCAGAAGTAGATGGCGACTATCTCAATTTTAGAATTGCCTACTGGGGCTTGAATTGGTCAAAATATCGCTATGACCCCATTATCTCTAGACTACCTTATCGAGAAATTTTATATGAATCTGCTAAAAATCGTGCCAGGAAGTGGAGAGAAATTAGGGCAAAACTAATAGCAACTGGAGTCAGCGAGTCGGAAGCCGATCAAACTTATGGAAAAGATAACATCAAAAATTGGGAAACTTTGCAGTTAGAGGAACAACTTCAACAAGGTGGTATTCCGACTAAAGAGTTAGCAGTTAAATATTTTATCAATAAAAAAGATGTTGAAGAACTAGGTCAAATTTTAAGCATTTGCCACTGTTTATTTGCTGGATTGATAGCAGACGAATATTTTCTATTTCAACACAATTCCCCCCCCTTATTGCCGAGTTTACTACCTGATTTGACTGAAAATGTACCTGATCAAGCAGTAGCACATAATCTGATTGAAGCAGTAGTTTGGTATTTTCAAAAAATTTATCAAACCTTAAAAAGTACCAGAGCAAGTTTAATGCCAGAATTAGCTTTAGATTTAGCGATAAGTTTTGTTGAATTGCCGAATAAATCTTGGGCAATAAATCAAATAGTTTACTCGATTAAATCTTGGTTTCAACTGCGTGAATTACCTCAACTTGATGGTGTAGGAGTAATGGATCTGCCCCTGCCATCTCTCTTAGACGTATTGGAATCAGTTGTAATGATTACAGACAAAGAATATGTAGAAAAACTGAATCAATGTTTGGTTGCAGTGGGGAATGATAGACAAATTAATGTGATGGATGCTTGCTATAAACGAGGGATAAGTTTGGTTCGCAATAAAAATTACAAAGTTGCTATTTTAAACTTTAATCAGCTAATTCAGATAAATTTTAACTCTGCTGAAGTTTACTATAATCGTGGAATTGCGTATGCAGAATTGGGGGAATATCATCAAGCAATTGAGGATTACACCAAGGCAATAGAGATGAATCAACAATGGGCAGATCTCTATAATTATCGAGGTAATGCGTATTATAAATTAGAAAATTATGGAATGGCTATGGCAGATTACGATCGCGCTATCAATATTTTACAGTTGTCTGTAGGTAATATAACAGAAAATTTCCTAGATGATGATGAGGGCATTTTTGATTTTGATGTCGATTCTAATGAGCAGATGTTGGCTAGTGGCATTAGTAATAACAGTATCAATCCACTACCCTATTTTATAGATGACGAGCGCCAAGTTTATTCCCTAGCTCTCGGCTCGGATGAGGAAAATTTAATTATTGATACTGGAAGTAGTGAGGAAAATATTAAGGCTAATATTTGGCGGTTATTTTAA
- the rsgA gene encoding small ribosomal subunit biogenesis GTPase RsgA produces MSVTKDPANQLLGTVVAVQANYYQVRLDANQDRIPETDDANQARENSAFGYFLLCTRRARLKKIGQQVIVGDRVEIEEPDWAGGRGAIAQVLPRQTQLDRPPIANTDQILLVFALADPPIEPYQLSRFLVKAELTGIDVCLCLNKSDLVTQLEQQQWRDRLHEWGYQSLLISAYAHTGLEQLYNQLANKITVFAGPSGVGKSSLINYLIPDINTRVGEVSGKLSRGRHTTRHVELFELPGGGLLADTPGFNQPDIDCTPEELADYFPEAQQRLATQRCQFNDCLHRDEPNCVVRGDWERYEHYLDFLEEAIVTQAHLHQQGNPESTLKMKTKGGKSQLEPKLETKKYRRVSRRTQQQNLQELYQETDL; encoded by the coding sequence ATGAGTGTCACAAAAGATCCAGCAAATCAACTGTTAGGAACTGTGGTAGCAGTCCAAGCAAATTATTATCAAGTTCGCTTAGATGCTAACCAAGATCGGATACCAGAAACAGATGACGCTAATCAAGCAAGGGAAAATTCTGCTTTTGGATATTTCCTGTTGTGTACTCGTAGGGCGCGGCTCAAAAAAATTGGTCAGCAGGTAATAGTTGGCGATCGCGTGGAGATTGAGGAACCGGATTGGGCTGGCGGTAGAGGTGCGATCGCTCAAGTACTGCCGCGTCAAACCCAGCTTGATCGTCCCCCAATTGCTAACACTGACCAAATTTTATTGGTTTTTGCCTTAGCTGACCCACCAATAGAACCTTACCAGCTAAGTAGATTTTTGGTGAAGGCGGAATTAACGGGTATAGACGTTTGTTTGTGCCTGAATAAAAGTGATTTGGTGACACAATTAGAGCAACAACAATGGCGCGATCGCTTACATGAATGGGGCTATCAATCTTTATTAATTAGCGCATACGCCCACACAGGTTTAGAGCAACTTTACAACCAGCTTGCCAATAAAATTACTGTGTTTGCTGGACCTTCTGGAGTAGGTAAATCAAGCTTAATTAATTATTTAATTCCTGATATTAATACCAGAGTTGGGGAAGTTTCTGGAAAACTCAGCAGAGGGCGACATACCACACGGCACGTTGAATTATTTGAATTACCAGGCGGTGGTTTACTAGCAGATACTCCTGGTTTTAATCAACCGGATATTGATTGTACTCCAGAAGAGTTAGCTGATTATTTCCCTGAAGCACAGCAGCGTTTAGCAACACAGAGATGCCAGTTTAACGACTGTTTGCATCGAGATGAACCTAACTGTGTGGTACGAGGAGACTGGGAGAGGTACGAGCATTATTTAGATTTTTTAGAAGAAGCGATCGTTACTCAAGCTCATTTGCATCAACAAGGTAATCCTGAATCTACCTTAAAGATGAAAACAAAAGGCGGTAAAAGCCAGCTAGAACCGAAGTTGGAAACTAAGAAATATCGGCGCGTTTCCCGTCGCACGCAGCAGCAAAATTTACAAGAGTTATATCAAGAGACAGATTTATAA
- the dnaK gene encoding molecular chaperone DnaK translates to MGKVIGIDLGTTNSCVAVLEAGQPIVISSSEGGRTTPSIVGFGKAGDRLVGQLAKRQSVTNAENTVYSIKRFIGRRWGDTESERARVPYTCVKGRDDTVDVEIRGQKFTPQEISAMTLKKLKQDAEHFLGETVTQAVITVPAYFTDAQRQATKDAGTIAGLEVLRIVNEPTAAALAYGLEKQDEDQCILVFDLGGGTFDVSVLQLGDGVFEVKATSGNNHLGGDDFDNAIAVWMIDAFQAAEGIDLAADKMALQRLREAAEKAKIELSNMVTTSINLPFITADDKGPKHLEMELSRSKFEELTNDLVEATIEPVTQALKDADIQPNNIARIILVGGSTRIPAVQKAIKTFFGDREPDRSVNPDEAVALGAAIQGGVLGGEVKDVLLLDVTPLSLGIETLGEVFTKVIERNTTIPTSKSQIFSTATDGQTSVEIHALQGERALVKDNKSLGKFLLTGLPPAPRGIPQIEVAFEIDANGILKISAQDKGTGREQSICITNTGGLSAVEVEQMRKEAELYAEEDKRRIQVIELKNQADGLFYSYESTLKENGHLISADIKSQADQKAKQLRLALNNPSARVEDIKEKLELFQETVLAMGTSVYQQANQTPTTDFNVPKKPGRSSVGKAVESTPEKDATLDINDVDEDETVTADYETVD, encoded by the coding sequence ATGGGAAAAGTCATTGGAATCGACCTGGGTACGACTAATAGTTGTGTTGCTGTTTTAGAAGCAGGTCAACCCATCGTAATTTCTAGCTCAGAAGGTGGGCGCACGACTCCCAGTATTGTGGGATTTGGCAAGGCAGGCGATCGCTTGGTAGGTCAGTTAGCCAAGCGACAGTCTGTTACCAACGCCGAAAACACAGTTTATAGCATTAAACGCTTTATTGGGCGTAGGTGGGGTGACACGGAAAGCGAACGGGCGCGAGTGCCATACACCTGCGTCAAAGGTCGGGATGATACTGTCGATGTTGAAATTAGAGGGCAAAAATTTACCCCTCAAGAAATTTCAGCAATGACGCTGAAAAAATTGAAGCAGGATGCAGAACACTTTTTAGGCGAAACCGTAACCCAGGCGGTAATCACCGTACCAGCATACTTTACAGATGCCCAAAGGCAGGCAACAAAAGATGCTGGAACGATCGCGGGTCTCGAAGTATTGCGAATTGTCAACGAACCGACAGCCGCCGCCCTTGCTTATGGTCTTGAAAAGCAGGATGAAGACCAGTGCATATTAGTTTTTGACTTAGGTGGCGGCACATTCGACGTATCAGTACTGCAATTGGGGGATGGTGTATTTGAAGTCAAAGCCACATCTGGAAACAACCATTTGGGCGGAGATGACTTTGATAATGCGATCGCAGTTTGGATGATTGATGCCTTCCAAGCTGCGGAAGGCATTGACCTAGCAGCAGATAAAATGGCTCTCCAACGGCTACGTGAAGCGGCAGAAAAGGCAAAAATTGAATTATCCAACATGGTGACAACTTCAATCAACCTGCCGTTTATTACAGCCGACGACAAGGGACCCAAACATCTGGAGATGGAATTATCACGCTCCAAGTTTGAAGAACTGACAAATGATCTTGTAGAAGCAACTATAGAACCAGTCACCCAAGCCCTTAAAGACGCTGATATCCAACCAAATAATATAGCTCGGATTATTTTAGTAGGTGGTTCAACGCGGATTCCGGCTGTCCAAAAAGCAATTAAAACTTTTTTTGGTGACAGGGAACCAGACCGTTCAGTGAATCCCGATGAGGCAGTAGCTCTAGGAGCAGCTATTCAAGGTGGTGTCTTAGGTGGCGAAGTCAAGGATGTACTGCTATTAGATGTCACCCCTCTTTCTTTGGGAATCGAAACATTAGGCGAAGTTTTTACCAAAGTAATTGAGCGCAACACTACCATTCCCACCAGCAAATCGCAAATATTTTCCACTGCCACCGATGGACAAACATCAGTAGAAATTCATGCCTTGCAAGGTGAACGGGCATTGGTCAAAGACAATAAAAGTTTGGGGAAATTCCTTCTAACAGGTCTGCCACCTGCACCGCGTGGCATTCCCCAAATTGAAGTAGCTTTTGAAATTGATGCTAACGGCATTCTAAAAATCTCTGCTCAAGACAAAGGCACAGGTAGAGAGCAAAGTATCTGCATCACCAATACTGGTGGCTTGAGTGCGGTGGAAGTTGAACAGATGAGAAAAGAGGCAGAACTTTATGCTGAAGAAGACAAGCGCCGTATACAAGTAATTGAACTGAAAAATCAGGCAGACGGCTTGTTCTATAGCTATGAATCGACCTTAAAAGAAAATGGGCATTTGATCAGTGCAGACATTAAATCACAAGCTGATCAAAAAGCAAAACAACTGCGTTTAGCACTCAACAACCCATCAGCACGAGTTGAGGATATTAAAGAAAAGTTAGAGCTATTCCAAGAAACCGTATTGGCGATGGGAACATCTGTGTATCAGCAAGCTAACCAAACCCCAACAACAGATTTCAATGTGCCTAAAAAGCCTGGTAGAAGTAGCGTCGGCAAAGCTGTAGAATCAACACCAGAGAAAGATGCAACATTAGATATAAATGATGTTGATGAAGATGAAACTGTAACTGCTGACTATGAGACAGTAGACTAA
- a CDS encoding DUF445 domain-containing protein, with translation MPSHSSRLATELNLNTLWLYITPPVAGAVIGYFTNDIAIKMLFRPYRAIYFAGRKLPFTPGLIPSNQERLAKRISDTIMGSLLTPEELQKLARRLLQTERVQGAIMWLLKLALEQVQVDKEQKTAKILAAILRDLLGQSLARLLKVLSRRSDFLESQLNQIFDQILLEFQLNDDQARKLSEWLLEVVLPPNVIRQAIIDFLTDRNIQVIDEGFREKSSGTYWVVANLLGLRNSLTRLRTFCLDEKEASNARIEELITSLRMQERLQEWMQNLSLQNLPISTVRQLRKTMRDTVRTFIQERGSDWLETLSESLDWENIAKLILTRLRTSPAVSSSLELISQELALVLERYLEQDLEKIVAQIIPILNIDQVIIDRVKATSPADLENAIQGIVKSELQGIVNLGGVLGLVVGLMQTIILLIK, from the coding sequence TTGCCTTCTCACTCATCAAGACTGGCGACTGAATTGAATCTCAATACTCTTTGGCTTTACATTACCCCTCCTGTAGCTGGTGCTGTCATTGGCTATTTCACCAACGATATAGCCATCAAAATGTTGTTTCGCCCTTATCGAGCAATTTACTTTGCTGGGCGAAAACTCCCCTTCACCCCAGGTTTGATCCCTAGCAACCAAGAACGGTTGGCAAAGCGGATATCTGACACAATCATGGGGTCGTTGCTAACACCAGAAGAGTTACAAAAATTAGCACGGCGTTTGCTGCAAACTGAGCGAGTTCAGGGAGCAATTATGTGGCTACTGAAACTGGCGTTAGAACAAGTCCAAGTTGATAAAGAGCAGAAAACAGCTAAAATTCTCGCTGCTATACTTCGAGATTTACTTGGTCAATCTCTAGCACGATTATTAAAAGTATTATCCCGTCGCTCAGATTTTTTAGAAAGCCAGCTTAACCAGATTTTTGACCAAATTTTGCTGGAATTCCAACTAAATGACGACCAAGCGCGGAAACTTTCTGAATGGCTACTAGAGGTAGTGTTGCCACCAAACGTAATACGGCAGGCTATAATAGACTTCCTCACAGACCGTAATATTCAAGTAATTGATGAAGGGTTTAGGGAAAAAAGCAGTGGGACTTATTGGGTAGTTGCCAACTTATTAGGTTTGCGTAATAGCCTAACGCGCTTGCGGACTTTTTGCCTAGATGAAAAAGAAGCAAGCAATGCCCGTATTGAGGAATTAATTACATCACTACGGATGCAAGAGCGGTTGCAGGAATGGATGCAAAATCTTTCCTTGCAAAATTTACCCATTTCCACAGTGCGGCAACTGCGTAAGACAATGCGTGACACTGTTCGCACTTTTATTCAAGAACGTGGTAGTGATTGGTTAGAAACTTTAAGCGAATCTTTAGATTGGGAAAATATTGCTAAATTAATTCTCACGCGCCTGCGTACATCTCCTGCTGTTAGTTCCTCGCTAGAGCTAATAAGTCAGGAACTAGCTTTAGTTCTAGAGCGATATTTAGAGCAAGACTTAGAAAAAATTGTTGCACAGATCATTCCGATTTTAAATATTGATCAGGTAATCATTGATAGAGTTAAAGCAACTTCACCTGCGGATCTGGAAAACGCTATTCAAGGTATTGTGAAAAGTGAGTTACAAGGCATTGTTAATTTAGGGGGAGTATTAGGTTTGGTAGTAGGATTGATGCAGACTATTATTTTATTAATCAAGTAG